ACAATACTTCCGGAGCGATCTATAATGGAGATACTTATGAATTAGAGGGCAAAGTAGGAAACAATGAAACGTTTGTGATTTTGAATCCAAAAGGTACTTTGTCGTGTTTTACCAGTAATGAGGCGAAATTTGTAACAGCTTCTGATCCTCTGATGTTTGCAGGAGAAAATTATGTAGAGCTTGCTTATAATAAGACCGTAACTGTGGATGCTATCGGGATAAAATACAGCCTCAATAATAACGGAAATGTATCTTTATATAGAAAGAGTACTGTCAGTCAACCCACCAGTACATTTAGTATAGGTGAATGGGATTCTTATCCGTCCAATTACTGCCAGAACCTGGGCGGCACATTGTCTACTGCAGAATTGATTGCGGAAAACAATGAATTTACGATTTATCCGAACCCTGTTTCTGATCATCTGTATGTAAATGGAGAAAGGGAAAAAGTAAAAATGGCTCAGATTATAGATCTTTCCGGAAAAGTGATCTATTCGGAGAAAGATCCTTTCAGATATAAGAAAAGTATTCCGGTGACGGGAATTCCTGCGGGTGTATATTTCTTAAAACTTGATGAAAAAGCCCATCAGTTTATTAAAAGGTAACAATTGTAAAACCTAAATCCTTTTAGTAACAAACCTAAACCTCACAGGTTTTAAAAATCTGTGAGGTTTTATTTTTTAATAGAGTTGATGAGATTGCTTCGCTTTGCTCGCAATGACTGTTTAGCCCTGATAGAAGCGGTTACCCCGGAGCATGGGTTGGAAGAGTTGGAGGGTTAAGGGGCTGGGATAGCTTGGTGCGAGGAGTATGAGTGGATAGCAGGAATAGCTTCTTGCCTAAAAAAAGGTAAAAAAGTAGAGTTAAACTTAATGTAATAATAAAATTTTCAACTGATTTTTGTTTTTTCTTAATTTTGTCATTTAATATAAACCCTTCAAAACCTTATGTTTACTGCATCATTGATATAAGCTGATTCGCTAATAATCAATATCTATAAGTGTTTCTGCTTATATTTTTTATATATAAGTAATTATGCTTATATTTGCAGTATGATAGCGGTCATTACCGGTGATATTATAAATTCACAGCATGCGGATACTGAAGTTTGGATTACCAGGCTTAAACATCTTCTCGAAAAATGGGGAAGCGCTCCTGACACATGGGAAATCTACAGAGGAGATGAGTTCCAGTTCAAATGCAAAATTGATGACGTTTTCTGGCGTTTTCTAGCCATAAAATCTCTTATTAAAAGCCTGGAAAATTTGGATGTAAGGATGGCCATAGGTATTGGTGAAGAAAGTTTCTCTTCTGAGAAAATCACCGAATCTAATGGTACAGCTTATGTAAATTCCGGAAGATTGCTTAATGATCTTAAAAATGACGGGCATACCGTTGCCATTAAAACCTCCAGTGATCCGGTTGACAGAGATCTTAATATTCTGTTGAAATGGTCTTCCAAGGACTTTGATAACTGGACCATGGCTACAGCAGAGATTATTCATGAGATGATCATGAATCAGGATATCACTCAGGAAGATCTTGCTAAGAGATTTGCTATTTCACAGTCTTCGGTAAGCCAGAGACTGAAGCGAGCCAACTATGAGCTCATCGTGGAGACCAATCAGTATTTCAGAAAGAAAATCTCAGAATTGTAAGCATGATCTTTATCAAACTCATATTGGCACATCTACTTGGAGATTTTATACTTCAGCCAAATTCATGGGTTGC
This region of Chryseobacterium culicis genomic DNA includes:
- a CDS encoding SatD family protein, which translates into the protein MIAVITGDIINSQHADTEVWITRLKHLLEKWGSAPDTWEIYRGDEFQFKCKIDDVFWRFLAIKSLIKSLENLDVRMAIGIGEESFSSEKITESNGTAYVNSGRLLNDLKNDGHTVAIKTSSDPVDRDLNILLKWSSKDFDNWTMATAEIIHEMIMNQDITQEDLAKRFAISQSSVSQRLKRANYELIVETNQYFRKKISEL